The following proteins come from a genomic window of Lolium rigidum isolate FL_2022 chromosome 5, APGP_CSIRO_Lrig_0.1, whole genome shotgun sequence:
- the LOC124651686 gene encoding triosephosphate isomerase, chloroplastic-like, with translation MAAPSSLASSQLSRLADLRRAAAAPAPAPQHHQLRLGCSRRRAQRLVAMAGSGKFFVGGNWKCNGTKESISKLVSDLNAATIENDVDVVVAPPFIYIDQVKSSLTDRIEVSAQNTWIGKGGAFTGEISAEQLVDIGCQWVILGHSERRHVIGEDDQFIGKKAAYALGQNLKVMACIGELLEEREAGKTFEVCFKQLKAFADNITNWTNVVIAYEPVWAIGTGKVASPEQAQEVHAAVRDWLKTNVSPDVASAVRIIYGGSVNAANSAELAKKEDIDGFLVGGASLKGPDFATICNSVTSKKVTA, from the exons ATGGCGGCGCCGTCGTCCCTCGCCTCCTCCCAGCTCtcccgcctcgccgacctccgccgcgccgccgctgccccggctcCGGCCCCGCAGCACCACCAGCTCCGCCTCGGATGCTCCCGCCGCCGCGCGCAGCGCCTCGTCGCCATGGCTGGATCCGGCAAG TTCTTCGTCGGAGGCAACTGGAAGTGC aatggaacaaaggaatccattaGCAAGCTTGTATCTGATTTGAATGCCGCCACAATTGAAAACGATGTAg ATGTTGTGGTAGCACCGCCATTCATTTATATCGATCAGGTCAAGAGTTCACTGACTGATCGCATTGAGGTGTCTGCTCAGAATACATGGATTGGGAAAGGAGGTGCTTTCACTGGAGAGATCAG CGCAGAGCAATTGGTGGACATTGGCTGCCAATGGGTTATTCTTGGTCACTCGGAGCGTAGACACGTTATCGGTGAAGATGATCAG TTCATTGGGAAGAAGGCTGCATATGCCTTGGGCCAAAATCTTAAGGTTATGGCATGTATAGGAGAACTGTTGgaagagagggaagcagggaaaaCTTTTGAAGTCTGTTTTAAGCAGTTGAAGGCTTTTGCAG ATAACATTACAAACTGGACAAACGTGGTAATTGCCTATGAGCCTGTGTGGGCTATTGGAACCGGAAAAGTTGCTTCTCCTGAGCAAGCTCAGGAAGTTCATGCTGCTGTCCGAGATTGGTTGAAAACCAATGTATCACCTGATGTTGCTTCTGCCGTTAGAATAATCTACGGAG GTTCTGTAAACGCAGCGAATTCTGCAGAGCTAGCAAAGAAGGAAGACATTGATGGCTTCCTTGTTGGCGGCGCTTCTTTGAAG GGTCCGGACTTTGCCACCATTTGCAACTCGGTGACATCCAAGAAAGTTACAGCCTGA